The Campylobacter armoricus sequence AATCAAATGTGTTCTAAAAAACTCTTTTTGATAAAGTAAATATACAAATAAAGCTAAGATAAAAACAAGCTGTATATATTTTAAATACTCCCCTAAAAATGCAAACATAGAAAAAGCTACACCTGTATTGTAGGTTAAAACTAAATCAAAAAATTCACCCTTATACTCAAGCCCTTGTAAAAACAAATACTTACTTGCTTGATCTAGTATAAAAACTAAAGCAAAAACAAGATAAAATTTTAAAGATAAAATTTTAAGCATTCAATGCTTTCATAAAAAAGCTTTCAACAGCTTTCATTTCTTTTTCTAAAAGCTTAATATCTTTTGCTTCCAGCAATAATCTTATCAAATTTTCAGTTCCTGAATATCTAAATAAACTAACAATTCCTTTTTTTTCTAAATCTTTTTTTAATTCTTCTAATCCTGCTAATTTTGTTAAGTCTTTTTTCTCTGAAATTTTAAGATTATGCAAAAGTTGTGGATAAGGCTTAACTTGATTTAAAATTTCACTTGCACTTTTTGCTTCACTAAGCATTAAAGCACTAAATTGCAAAGCAGCGACTAAGCCATCTCCCGTCTTAGCATAATCACTAAAAATAATATGACCACTTTGCTCACCGCCAAAATTTCCACCACATTCTTTAAGTTTTTCAAGAACATATTTATCACCTACATTGCAAGTTTCATGCGTGATTTTATGTTTATTTAAAAACTCTTTTAAGGCGCCATTGCTCATAATAGTGCTAACTACGCTTGATTTTAACTTGCCTTGTTTTTTTAAGAACAAAGCTAAAACACCCAAAAGACTATCTCCATGAGCTACTTCACCCTTTTCATCTACCACAACCAAACGATCTGCATCTCCATCAAAGGCAAAACCCACATCTGCTCTAAATTTCTTTACCTCTAAAGCTAAATTTAAAGGGTGTAATGCTCCACAATTTTCATTAATATTTAAACCATTTGGTTTATCATTTATCACGATTACATCTGCACCTAATTCTTTAAAAACCGTAGGTGCTACCTTATAAGAAGCTCCATGAGCCACATCTAAGACAACGCGTAAAGACTTTAAAGTCAGCTCTTTAGGAAAAGAATTTTTTATAGAAACGATATATCTTCCTATCACATCATCAATTCTTTTTGCTTGACCAATTTGTGATTTTGTTGTTCTTGCTTCTTCTATAAGCTTATCATTAAAATAAATTTCTTCTATTTTTGCTTCTGCTTGCTCATCAAGTTTGTTTCCATGGGCATCAAAAAATTTAATGCCATTATCATAATAAGGATTATGCGAGGCTGATATCATAATCCCTGCATCACAACGCATATCTTCAGTTAAAAACGCAATAGCAGGTGTTGGCATAGGTCCTATTTCTATAACATTATAACCTATAGAAGTAAGTCCTGAAACAATAGCATTTTCTATCATATAACCACTTCTTCTTGTATCTTTTCCTACTAAGATATTGCTTGTAATGGCTTTGTCTTTAAAATAAATTCCAGCAGCCATAGCCAAACGCATTGCTAAAAATGAATCCAAAAACTCACCCGCTTTTCCACGCACTCCATCAGTTCCAAAAAGTTTCATTTTTCACCTTTGATTTTAAATAATGAAATTATAAGAAAAAAAGTTAAGTAATGTATAAATGCAAAAAAATTATAAGCATTAGTTAGTAATAAAAATATATAATTTTTTAAAATTTTACATAAGGAAATATAATGAGAAAAATTATTGCAACTGCTGTAGTATTGGTTTTATTAGTTATAGCATTTTGTACTTCTACTTCTTATATTAATTCTATAAATGAAAAAATATTTACTCAAATGAGTCAAAATACAATGTATTATAATGTAGAAGATGTTAATTATACCAAAGGATTTTTAAATTCCAAGGGAAGTTTTATAGTTACACTTAACGACTTACCTTATAGTTTTAAAGTTAATATAGATTTTTATAATAGTTTTTTTGCAAGCGATAATGCTGTAGTATCTATTATAAACGAAAATGAAGATTTAAAAGAAATTTTTCCAAATGAAGAAATTCTAAAAATTTTAATAGGCGTAAAAACTGGAAATAAAATTACAATCAATGCTAAAATTAATGATATAAATACCACTAGAAATGATGTTGATATCATCATTAATAATTTTAATTTTATCGCTAATACACAAGATGAATTTATAAAAGATATGCATTTGAATGTAAATCATTTTTTATTAAAACAAGCTGATGAAAGTTTTGAATTAAAAAATATTAAAATTTCAGAATTTCCTATAGGAAATTTGAATATTATAGATATTTTTAATCCCACACGCAATAGCGAACAAAAAATTAGTATAGAAACTATTAAATTCATTGATGAATTGTTATTAAATAATCTTAATATCTATGCAAAAACAACTTCAAATACAAAAAATAATTATGATAGTGTATTAAAAATTGATATGAAAGATTTTAAGCTACCAAAACAACAATTAACATTAAATAACATTATTTTAGATGCAAACTTTAATAACATTTCAAAAAAAGCTTATGATGACCTAGTACAAAATTCAAATACTGATATTTTTTCTATGATGCTTTTAGCAA is a genomic window containing:
- a CDS encoding DUF945 family protein, whose protein sequence is MRKIIATAVVLVLLVIAFCTSTSYINSINEKIFTQMSQNTMYYNVEDVNYTKGFLNSKGSFIVTLNDLPYSFKVNIDFYNSFFASDNAVVSIINENEDLKEIFPNEEILKILIGVKTGNKITINAKINDINTTRNDVDIIINNFNFIANTQDEFIKDMHLNVNHFLLKQADESFELKNIKISEFPIGNLNIIDIFNPTRNSEQKISIETIKFIDELLLNNLNIYAKTTSNTKNNYDSVLKIDMKDFKLPKQQLTLNNIILDANFNNISKKAYDDLVQNSNTDIFSMMLLASQFLKENPEIILNNLSFEKEGKKFNANGKTIFTENNIKSQFHANGQILPSQIWPEFVNFDTYFIDNNGSYMLDFIYDDSNKTDVKTIINGERLITNQP
- the glmM gene encoding phosphoglucosamine mutase, which translates into the protein MKLFGTDGVRGKAGEFLDSFLAMRLAMAAGIYFKDKAITSNILVGKDTRRSGYMIENAIVSGLTSIGYNVIEIGPMPTPAIAFLTEDMRCDAGIMISASHNPYYDNGIKFFDAHGNKLDEQAEAKIEEIYFNDKLIEEARTTKSQIGQAKRIDDVIGRYIVSIKNSFPKELTLKSLRVVLDVAHGASYKVAPTVFKELGADVIVINDKPNGLNINENCGALHPLNLALEVKKFRADVGFAFDGDADRLVVVDEKGEVAHGDSLLGVLALFLKKQGKLKSSVVSTIMSNGALKEFLNKHKITHETCNVGDKYVLEKLKECGGNFGGEQSGHIIFSDYAKTGDGLVAALQFSALMLSEAKSASEILNQVKPYPQLLHNLKISEKKDLTKLAGLEELKKDLEKKGIVSLFRYSGTENLIRLLLEAKDIKLLEKEMKAVESFFMKALNA
- the lspA gene encoding signal peptidase II; protein product: MLKILSLKFYLVFALVFILDQASKYLFLQGLEYKGEFFDLVLTYNTGVAFSMFAFLGEYLKYIQLVFILALFVYLLYQKEFFRTHLIAFAIMLSAGCSNLLDRFIHIGVVDFVFWHKWFEFAVFNFADVMINISVALILIKEIFNKKGEKC